Genomic window (Flexivirga aerilata):
GCGACGTCGCCGGCCTGATCGCGGCCTGCCAGGCCCGGGGCCGGCGCGTGCTGGCCGCCGACGGCGCCGGCAGCACGCTGCTGCCCGACGCCGACCTGAACTCCCCGCACGCCTGGCTGATGGGCAACGAGGCGTGGGGCCTCGACGAGCACACCCGGTCACTCGCCGACGACGTCGTGCGGGTGCCGATCCACGGCCACGCCGAGTCGCTCAACCTCGCCATGGCGGCCACCGTGTGCATGTACGCCAGCGCCGCCGAACTGCCTGAGCTGCCACCGGTTTAGGCTTCGTCCCGTGACTCTGGACGGCCCCCAACCGGTCGAGCCCGCGCTCGCCCCGGGGGTCTATCGCGCGCTGCTCGAGCAGCTGCCCGAAGGGGTCGTGGTGGCCGACGCGCAGGCCCGCCTCGTGCTGACCAACCAGCGGGCGGAGCGCCTCACCGGCATACCTCTGTCGACGCTGCTCGGCAGCGACATCCGCGAAACGCTCCCGCTCGTGAGCCCCGACGGGCGCTCCTTCTGGGCAACCGACAATCCGTGGGACGGTCTGCACACCCGCAGCGGCTCGCCCGAGCGGCGGATGCTGCTGCCGGGCGGGCACAGCGTGCTGATGGCCACGCGGCACATCCGCGGCGGCGCCCCGCGGCGCGCACTGCAATGGCTGGTCCTCACCATGCGCAGCGCCACCGTGCGCGACCGCATCGAGGCCGAGACCTCGGCGCTGGTCACCACCGTCGCCCACGAGCTGCGGGCGCCACTCGGCGCGGTCCGCGGCTTCTCCCGCACTCTGCGCACCCGCTGGGAGCAACTGCGCGAGGACCAGAAGCGCTGGATGCTGGGTGCGATCGAGACCGACGCGGCCCGGCTGCAGCGCCTGGTCGGCGAACTGCTCGACATCTCCCGCATCGACACCGGCCGGCTCGAGCTGCGCCGCCGCCCGGTCGACCTGGCCGAGATCGTCCGCGCCTGCGTCGACCGGCTGGTGAACAACGGAGAGGACCCGGCGCGGTTCCGCGTCGTGCAGCTGGTCGACGACGTGGAGCTGTGGGGCGACGCCGACCGGCTCACCCAGGTCGTGTCCAACCTGCTGGAGAACGCCGTCGGCCACGGAGCCGGCAAGATCACCACCACCATCGACGTGGTGGGCGACGAGGTGCGGCTCGACATCGCCGACGAGGGCCCAGGCATCGCCCCCGAACACCGCTCGCTGGTGTTCTCCCGCTTCTGGCAGGCCGGCCGCCGCGGCAACGGCAACGGGCTCGGCCTGTTCGTGGTGCAGGGCCTCGCGCAGGCGCACGGCGGCCACGTCGAAGTGCTCGAGACCGAGCACGGCGCCACCTTTTGCGTCACGCTGCCCGGCGGAGTGCCCGACCACCTGAAGTAGGGGGCCGCCGCACACCTAGACTGCTGTGTCGTGTCAGGACCCAACACGTCATACGACCCGGTCGAGGTGGCCGCCCTCGACCCCGCGCACCTCGAGCAGGCCGTCACCGATGCCCTGGCCGCGTTCGACGCGGCGCAGAACCTCGACGAGCTCAAGGCCGCGCGCGCCGCCCACCAGGGCGACAAGAGCCCGCTCGCGCTCGCCAACCGCGAGATCGGCGCGCTGCCGCCGTCGGCCAAGGCCGAGGCGGGCAAGCGGGTCGGGCAGGCGCGCGGCACGGTGGGTCAGGCGCTCAAGAAGCGCCAGGCGGAGCTCGAGGCAGAGCGCGACGAGCGCATCCTCGTCGACGAGGCGGTCGACGTCACGATGACGCCCGGTCGACGCCCGCTCGGCCGGCGCCACCCCAATGAGCTGATGGCGCAGCGCATCGCCGACATCCTGGTCGGGATGGGCTGGGAGATCGCCGAAGGCCCCGAGGTCGAGGCCGAATGGTTCAACTTCGACGCGCTCAACTTCGACGAGGACCACCCGGCCCGGCAGATGCAGGACACCTTCTACATCGCGCCCGAGGACAGCGGACTGGTCCTGCGCACGCACACCTCGCCGGTGCAGGCACGCTCGCTGCTCGAGCGCGGCGTGCCGCTCTATGTCGGGTGCATCGGTCGCGTCTACCGCACCGACGACCTCGACGCCACGCACATGCCGGCCTTCCACCAGATCGAGGGCATCGCCGTCGACGAGGGCATCACGATGGCGCACCTCAAGGGCACCCTCGACCGGATGGCGTCGGAGCTGTTCGGGGAGGGCATCACCACCCGGTTGCGCCCGTCGTTCTTCCCGTTCACCGAGCCGTCGGCCGAGATGGACCTGCGGTGCTTCGTCTGCCGTGGCGAGGACCCCGACTGCCGCGCCTGCTCCGGCACCGGCTGGATCGAGTGGGGCGGCTGCGGCATGGTCAACCGCAACGTGCTGTCGGCGTGCGGCGTCGACCCCGACCGCTACACCGGCTTCGCCTTCGGCATGGGCATCGACCGGGCGCTGATGTTCCGCAGCGGCGTGAGCGACATGCGCGAAATCATCGAGGGCGACGTCCGTTTCGACGCCCAGTTCGGACTGGAGGTCTGATGCGCATCCCGTTGGACTGGCTGGGTGAGTATGTCGAGCTGCCCGCCGGAGTCACCGGCGCCGCCGTGGCCGAGGCGCTCGTGCGCGTCGGCCTGGAGGAGGAGGGCCTGCACGGCGGTGAGGTGACCGGACCGCTCGTGGTCGGCAAGGTGCTCACGATGGAGCCCGAGCCGCAGAAGAACGGCAAGACGATCAACTGGTGCACCGTCGACGTCGGCGATGCCAACGGAAGTGGGGAGGCGCAAGGGATCGTCTGCGGTGCGCACAACTTCGCACCCGGCGACCTGGTGGTCGTGGTGCTGCCCGGTGCCGAGCTGCCCGGCGGTTTTGCGATTTCCGCGCGCAAGACCTACGGCCACGTGTCGGCCGGAATGATCTGTGCCGCAGACGAACTCGGCCTGCCCGACGACGGCTCAGGCGGCATCATTCGCCTCGCGGAGCGTCTCCCCGGCGTCGAGCTGACTCCGGGCCAGGACGCGATCCCGCTGCTCGGACTCGACCGCGAGACCGTCGAGATCAACGTGACGCCCGACCGCGGCTACTGCTTCTCGCTGCGCGGTGTCGCCCGCGAATACGGGCTGTCCACCGGCGCGTCCTTCACCGACCCGGCGGTCGCGCTCGCGCAGGCCGCCCCGGCGGCGAACGACGCGGGCCACCGGGTCGAGGTGCGCGACGATGCGCCGCTGCGCGGACAGGTCGGCTGCGACCGCTTCGTGGCGCGCGTGGTGCGCGGCATCGACGTGTCCGCGCAGACGCCCGCCTGGATGGCGACCCGGCTCACCGAGGCCGGCATGCGGCCGATCTCGCTGCCGGTCGACGTCACCAACTACGTCATGCTCGCGCTCGGCCAGCCGCTGCACGCCTACGACCTCGCGTCCATCGACGGCCCGGTCGTCGTCCGTCGTGCCCGGCCGGGGGAGAAGCTGAAAACCCTTGACGGCAATGAGCGTTCGCTGTTCGAGGAGGATCTGCTGATCACCGACGGCGGCGAGCGCGGCCTCGGCATCGCCGGCGTGATGGGCGGTTTCGACTCCGAGGTGACCGACTCCACCACGGACGTGCTCATCGAGGGCGCGCACTTCGACCCGATCACCGTCGCGCGCTCCGCCCGCCGGCACAAGCTGCCGTCGGAGGCGTCGCGCCGCTTCGAGCGCGGCGTCGACCCGCAGCTCGCGCCCGCGGCGGTCGAGCTGGTCGCCCAGCTGCTGGTGGAGTATGCCGGGGGCACCGTCGACGACGGCGTCACCGACCTCAACGACGTGCCGGGCAGCGCACCGATCGTGTTCGACCCGCAGCTGGC
Coding sequences:
- a CDS encoding ATP-binding protein — protein: MTLDGPQPVEPALAPGVYRALLEQLPEGVVVADAQARLVLTNQRAERLTGIPLSTLLGSDIRETLPLVSPDGRSFWATDNPWDGLHTRSGSPERRMLLPGGHSVLMATRHIRGGAPRRALQWLVLTMRSATVRDRIEAETSALVTTVAHELRAPLGAVRGFSRTLRTRWEQLREDQKRWMLGAIETDAARLQRLVGELLDISRIDTGRLELRRRPVDLAEIVRACVDRLVNNGEDPARFRVVQLVDDVELWGDADRLTQVVSNLLENAVGHGAGKITTTIDVVGDEVRLDIADEGPGIAPEHRSLVFSRFWQAGRRGNGNGLGLFVVQGLAQAHGGHVEVLETEHGATFCVTLPGGVPDHLK
- the pheS gene encoding phenylalanine--tRNA ligase subunit alpha, which produces MSGPNTSYDPVEVAALDPAHLEQAVTDALAAFDAAQNLDELKAARAAHQGDKSPLALANREIGALPPSAKAEAGKRVGQARGTVGQALKKRQAELEAERDERILVDEAVDVTMTPGRRPLGRRHPNELMAQRIADILVGMGWEIAEGPEVEAEWFNFDALNFDEDHPARQMQDTFYIAPEDSGLVLRTHTSPVQARSLLERGVPLYVGCIGRVYRTDDLDATHMPAFHQIEGIAVDEGITMAHLKGTLDRMASELFGEGITTRLRPSFFPFTEPSAEMDLRCFVCRGEDPDCRACSGTGWIEWGGCGMVNRNVLSACGVDPDRYTGFAFGMGIDRALMFRSGVSDMREIIEGDVRFDAQFGLEV
- the pheT gene encoding phenylalanine--tRNA ligase subunit beta; its protein translation is MRIPLDWLGEYVELPAGVTGAAVAEALVRVGLEEEGLHGGEVTGPLVVGKVLTMEPEPQKNGKTINWCTVDVGDANGSGEAQGIVCGAHNFAPGDLVVVVLPGAELPGGFAISARKTYGHVSAGMICAADELGLPDDGSGGIIRLAERLPGVELTPGQDAIPLLGLDRETVEINVTPDRGYCFSLRGVAREYGLSTGASFTDPAVALAQAAPAANDAGHRVEVRDDAPLRGQVGCDRFVARVVRGIDVSAQTPAWMATRLTEAGMRPISLPVDVTNYVMLALGQPLHAYDLASIDGPVVVRRARPGEKLKTLDGNERSLFEEDLLITDGGERGLGIAGVMGGFDSEVTDSTTDVLIEGAHFDPITVARSARRHKLPSEASRRFERGVDPQLAPAAVELVAQLLVEYAGGTVDDGVTDLNDVPGSAPIVFDPQLASRLVGIDYPDDQVADVLRRIGCGVETTGTQWRVTPPSWRPDLHTGPDLVEEVARTVGYEQIPSILPTPPGGRGLTHDQQARRIVANTLAARGFSEVWSAPFVSDERYAALGYPVEAARARTVSLINPLSEEQPLMRISVLSTMVDALKRNVARGIKDVALFELGLVVALEEAQRQAPTSPVGVLPAPELLEQIRAAVPPQPRHLGILMTGDATPAGWWGKGRPADWSDTVDAVRSIAEALVIPLTVEADGDAMPFHPGRCAKLSLADGTLIGHAGELHPKVVQALGLPPRTVGAEVDLDALIAASGSPITSRPIANLPLASSDVALVVDAGVPAARVEAALRDGAGPLLESIALFDSYTGDQAGEGKKSLAYRMGFRSGEKTLTTDEVNAARDSAVRAAADATGAVQRA